The DNA sequence CAAGCTCGGCTACGCATCGGCGCTGGCCTGGGCGCTGTTTGTGATCGTCATGCTTATCACCGCACTGCAGTTCTCCCAGCAGAAGAGGCTGGTCAACTATGACAACTGAAACCGTGGCCAAGGGCGCCACCCCGTACACCGGCGCCCTGAAGCGCCAACCCCCTGCGCGTCGCAGGAAGAAGCGGCCGGGCACCTACATCAGCAGGGTAGGCGTTATCCTTGCAGGCCTCGTCTTCTTCTTCCCGTTCCTCTGGATGGTGGCCACTTCCCTGAAGCCGACGTCCGAGGTCTTCTCCACGGGTTCAAACTTCCTGGCTTCCCGGGTGGAATGGTCCAACTATGTCACCGCCTGGACTGCCATACCGTTCGCACAGGTGATCGCCAACAGCTTCCTGGTGTCCATCGCCGGAGCAGCCCTGACCACCGTGGTGTCGCTGCTGTCCGCGTATGCCTTCGCACGGCTTCAGTTCAGGCACCGCGACAAGCTGTTCCTTGTCTTCCTGGGCACCCTGGTGCTGCCGCAGGAGGTACTGGTCATCCCGCTGTACATCATGATGAACAAGCTGGACCTTGTGAATTCCCTTCCGGCGCTTATCGTTCCGTTCGCGTTCGGTGCGTTCGGTGCGTTCCTCATCCGGCAGTTCCTGCTTTCCCTCCCGGTCGAATTCGAAGAAGCCGCGCGGATAGACGGTGCGGGGTCCCTCCGGATCCTGTGGAGCGTCATCCTGCCACTGGTCCGCGCACCGCTCGCGGTGGTGGCTGTGTTCAGCTTCATCGACTACTGGAGCAGCTTCCTGTGGCCCCTGATCGTCATCAATGACGTCTCGCAGGCCACGATTCCGCTCGGCTTGTCCATGTTCTCCGGCGAACGCGGAACGGACTGGGGGCCACTGATGGCCGCCGCAACCGTAGCAGTGATCCCCAGCTTGTTGGTCGTTATCCTCCTGCAGCGCCAACTAGTCAAAGGCGTCAGCATGGGCGGATTCGGCGGCCGTTGAGCAGCACCCTGACCCCAAGAATTCCCAAATCACCCATCTGAAATTGGAGTGCAGCATGACTGACAGCACAGCTACGCCTGACGACTGGAACACATTGTCCCGGCCCGTGCCGGAGTGGTTCCAGAACGCGCCGTTCGGCATCTTCATCCACTGGGGCGCCTACTCCGTTCCCGCCTGGGCCGAACCCATCGGCGCCCTGGGCACCATCGAAGACCGCGAGTGGTTTACCCATAACCCCTATGCGGAGTGGTACTACAACACCATCCGCATTGACGGCAGCCCTGCCCAACAGCACCACCGGGACGTGTTCGGAGGCGAGGACTACGACGCTTTCCTGGACCAATGGAAAGCGGAACAGTTCGAACCGGGGGATTGGGTGGAGCTGTTCAAATTCGCCGGTGCTGATT is a window from the Arthrobacter sp. NicSoilC5 genome containing:
- a CDS encoding carbohydrate ABC transporter permease: MTTETVAKGATPYTGALKRQPPARRRKKRPGTYISRVGVILAGLVFFFPFLWMVATSLKPTSEVFSTGSNFLASRVEWSNYVTAWTAIPFAQVIANSFLVSIAGAALTTVVSLLSAYAFARLQFRHRDKLFLVFLGTLVLPQEVLVIPLYIMMNKLDLVNSLPALIVPFAFGAFGAFLIRQFLLSLPVEFEEAARIDGAGSLRILWSVILPLVRAPLAVVAVFSFIDYWSSFLWPLIVINDVSQATIPLGLSMFSGERGTDWGPLMAAATVAVIPSLLVVILLQRQLVKGVSMGGFGGR